From one Triticum urartu cultivar G1812 chromosome 3, Tu2.1, whole genome shotgun sequence genomic stretch:
- the LOC125545923 gene encoding transmembrane protein 45A-like — MGSFKGHVLPGTLFLAVGAWHVWAAVARFAMDPAGFRLRVWNPVGSGGGALRHLELYVIAGGAFLDMCVEVLYSTHLHIFAPGGGVNPAHLNDLEHGGMLLMFFLVGALALLSENTRYLPLTEGALSLLAATAFTAELLLFYFHSTTHQGLEGYYHYLLVVLVGLCVASNVLGALLPASFPADLASGLLITLQGLWFYQTAFTLYGPMLPEGCHRDAAGDIECHGHAAGERAEQLADFQLFAYVFLVFAYALGCYAVAAARYGHPDLRAVEMEHRENGANDRGGRFVGSSVLSSGI; from the exons ATGGGGTCGTTCAAGGGCCACGTGCTGCCGGGGACGCTGTTCCTGGCGGTGGGCGCGTGGCACGtctgggcggcggtggcgcgctTCGCCATGGACCCGGCCGGGTTCCGCCTCCGCGTGTGGAACCCCgtgggcagcggcggcggggcgctgCGGCACCTGGAGCTCTACGTCATCGCCGGGGGCGCCTTCCTGGACATGTGCGTGGAGGTGCTCTACTCCACCCACCTCCACATATTCGCGCCCGGCGGCGGGGTCAACCCGGCGCACCTCAACGACCTCGAGCACGGCGGCATGCTGCTCATGTTCTTCCTCGTCGGCGCCCTCGCCCTCCTCTCCGAGAACACCAG GTACCTGCCCCTGACGGAGGGCGCGCTGAGCCTGCTGGCGGCGACGGCCTTCACGGCCGAGCTGCTGCTCTTCTACTTCCACTCGACCACGCACCAGGGGCTGGAGGGGTACTACCACTACCTCCTGGTGGTGCTCGTCGGGCTCTGTGTCGCCTCCAACGTCCTCGGCGCGCTCCTCCCGGCGAGCTTCCCCGCCGACCTGGCCAGCGGCCTGCTCATCACCCTGCAGGGCCTCTGGTTCTACCAGACGGCCTTCACGCTCTACGGGCCGATGCTCCCCGAGGGGTGCCACCGCGACGCCGCCGGGGACATCGAGTGCCACGGGCACGCCGCCGGGGAGCGCGCGGAGCAGCTCGCCGACTTCCAGCTCTTCGCCTACGTCTTCCTCGTCTTCGCCTACGCCCTCGGCTGCtacgccgtcgccgccgccaggTACGGCCACCCGGACCTGAGGGCCGTCGAGATGGAGCACCGGGAAAATGGCGCCAATGACAGGGGTGGAAGATTCGTTGGCAGCTCGGTGCTGTCTAGTGGCATATGA
- the LOC125549150 gene encoding uncharacterized protein LOC125549150, whose protein sequence is MQILSHFSISRQPFFDPLCSIHPRRCPSLTSGIPFPMPASPATARAPRVGPPAKRKKKGLPSRLRASPVLPAAGWSTLPPDLVRRVADCLLATNDLDCYMNFRAVCSGWRDATDDPRSDPSDPRFRPRRWVILLDEGFQLQSDGGVGGELLLLLNAATGRFIRKRLPLLRRYYVVATTLGGLFVLANRNPPHAARVFNPLTGVLVRFAAPVPAEKEVSAFVKSDSSGFWPLLGLLCASSRRPCVAGPDNESFFYGGYKAKEYPNYNSARMAVAGGLYTNDATTGFIAESEGWFPKICDLIHVNPHKEDVWRFLVELGGQVLIVVRLRGRVKVFKYDDAEPVPVESIGRHAIFVGHHRCLAVDADRFPSVEADCVYYIDRRGLSAHICVYSLRDGKEERVSAGAVDFVKPHKLFVLVADRPFTVIQLLCSYTINARDSQLPLKEDAGNVDKKWF, encoded by the coding sequence ATGCAAATCCTCTCCCACTTCTCCATTTCTCGGCAGCCATTTTTTGATCCACTCTGTTCCATCCATCCACGCCGCTGCCCCTCGCTCACAAGCGGCATCCCTTTTCCAATGCCGGCCTCGCCCGCTACCGCTCGCGCGCCACGGGTCGGCCCGCCCGCCAAGAGGAAGAAAAAGGGCCTGCCAAGTCGTCTCCGAGCCTCGCCGGTCCTTCCGGCCGCGGGCTGGTCCACCCTCCCGCCCGACCTCGTCCGCCGCGTCGCCGACTGCCTTCTCGCCACCAACGACCTCGACTGCTACATGAACTTCCGCGCCGTCTGCTCCGGCTGGCGCGACGCCACCGACGACCCCAGGAGCGACCCCTCCGACCCCCGCTTCCGCCCGCGCCGCTGGGTCATCCTCCTCGACGAGGGCTTCCAGCTCCAGAGCGACGGCGGCGTTGGTGGCGAGCTGCTGCTCCTGCTGAACGCCGCCACCGGGCGCTTCATCCGCAAGAGGCTCCCGCTGCTCCGCCGCTACTACGTCGTGGCCACCACCCTCGGCGGCCTCTTCGTCCTGGCGAACAGGAACCCTCCCCACGCCGCCCGCGTCTTCAACCCGCTCACCGGCGTCCTAGTCCGGTTCGCGGCGCCCGTGCCCGCCGAGAAGGAGGTGTCCGCCTTCGTTAAAAGTGACAGCTCCGGCTTCTGGCCCCTGCTCGGCTTGCTCTGCGCCTCATCTCGCAGGCCGTGCGTGGCTGGTCCCGACAATGAAAGTTTCTTCTACGGTGGGTACAAGGCCAAGGAGTACCCTAACTACAATTCCGCACGGATGGCGGTCGCAGGTGGTCTCTACACCAACGACGCCACAACGGGATTCATTGCAGAATCAGAAGGCTGGTTCCCCAAGATCTGCGATCTGATTCATGTCAATCCTCATAAAGAAGATGTCTGGCGTTTCCTGGTTGAACTTGGTGGACAGGTGCTGATCGTCGTCAGGCTGCGGGGGCGCGTCAAGGTTTTCAAGTACGACGACGCCGAGCCCGTGCCCGTCGAGAGCATCGGCAGGCATGCCATCTTCGTCGGGCACCACAGGTGCCTCGCCGTGGACGCCGACAGGTTCCCGTCCGTCGAGGCAGACTGCGTCTACTACATTGATCGACGGGGTTTGTCAGCCCACATCTGCGTGTACAGCCTCAGGGACGGGAAAGAGGAGAGGGTCTCTGCTGGGGCCGTCGATTTCGTGAAGCCGCACAAGCTGTTCGTCCTCGTCGCCGACCGCCCTTTCACCGTCATCCAGCTTCTCTGCAGCTACACCATCAACGCCCGGGATTCTCAGCTGCCTTTGAAAGAAGACGCTGGCAACGTTGACAAAAAATGGTTTTAA